The proteins below are encoded in one region of Paenibacillus albus:
- a CDS encoding Gfo/Idh/MocA family protein, with the protein MQKTKIGIIGCGMISDIYLENCTKMFAILEVAAVADLNLDMARKRAEQYGIPKACSVEELLADPEIEIVINLTSPQVHTEVNLQILHAGKHVYAEKPFAFTREDADRVLDLAREKGLRVGIAPDTFLGGGLQTARKIIDDGWIGKPYMANGLILMGSAWDGMHPNFRQYLQQGWDPLFDMSPYYLTAFVHLLGPVRRVSGSAGSVHTEFTVTNPQSPSYGETVPVGAPFHVTATLDFENGAVASLQVAKESFGYTPRLEIYGTEGILQVNDPNSFDGAITLQQRSGKIQEFPYSHSFSQNSRGIGVADMAYAIRSGRAHRASGELSRHVLDVTIGILESSKTDKHVAITARCERPAPLPLGLIYNQLDQ; encoded by the coding sequence ATGCAAAAAACGAAGATTGGCATCATCGGTTGCGGAATGATCAGCGACATTTACTTGGAGAATTGTACGAAGATGTTCGCGATTCTGGAGGTAGCGGCAGTTGCCGACCTAAACCTCGACATGGCGCGCAAACGCGCGGAGCAGTATGGGATTCCCAAAGCATGCTCCGTAGAAGAGCTGCTCGCTGACCCTGAGATCGAAATCGTCATTAACTTAACTTCCCCGCAAGTCCATACGGAAGTGAATTTGCAGATTCTTCATGCAGGCAAGCATGTGTACGCGGAGAAGCCTTTTGCCTTCACGAGAGAGGATGCAGACCGAGTGCTTGACCTAGCAAGGGAAAAAGGTCTTCGGGTTGGCATCGCACCAGATACCTTCCTCGGCGGCGGGCTGCAGACGGCGCGCAAGATCATCGACGATGGCTGGATCGGCAAGCCTTACATGGCGAATGGCCTCATTCTGATGGGCAGCGCATGGGACGGCATGCATCCGAATTTCCGCCAATATTTACAGCAGGGCTGGGACCCGCTGTTTGATATGTCCCCTTACTATTTAACGGCATTCGTTCATTTGCTCGGCCCGGTTCGCCGCGTCAGCGGTTCGGCAGGCTCGGTTCACACCGAGTTTACAGTGACCAACCCGCAGTCGCCGAGCTACGGCGAGACGGTTCCGGTAGGCGCGCCTTTTCATGTGACGGCTACGCTTGATTTTGAGAATGGGGCAGTGGCAAGCCTGCAAGTGGCAAAAGAAAGCTTCGGCTACACGCCAAGACTGGAAATTTACGGTACTGAGGGCATCCTGCAAGTGAACGATCCGAATAGCTTCGATGGTGCAATTACATTGCAGCAGCGCAGCGGCAAGATCCAGGAGTTCCCGTATTCGCATAGCTTCTCACAGAACTCCCGCGGCATCGGCGTTGCGGATATGGCCTACGCGATCCGCTCTGGCAGAGCGCACCGCGCAAGCGGAGAGCTGTCGCGTCACGTGCTTGATGTGACAATCGGCATACTGGAATCGTCGAAGACGGATAAGCATGTTGCCATTACGGCACGCTGCGAGCGTCCTGCTCCGCTTCCACTCGGGCTCATTTATAACCAGCTTGATCAGTAA
- a CDS encoding alpha/beta hydrolase has product MNERSFELVCEDGSRRFAAEWREASDVPVKAVIAIVHGMGEHLGRYTHVAKMFTENGYAAFSFDQCGHGRTEGKRGHTTSYDALLDGVDAMLAEAQQRYPGLPIYIFAHSMGGNVAINYILRRKPNIAGAIVTGPWLKLAFNPPPLQVIAARIVQRLFPAYTTNRPMKGDHLTSDPVMIKRYQEDPLGHGSITARFFFSVQTAGLWALKHASEWKVPLLLMHGGNDNVTSINASRQFAKSVGPLCTFMEWPDYKHELHNELKREDVFGVMLEWLGNH; this is encoded by the coding sequence ATGAATGAGCGCAGCTTTGAGCTCGTATGCGAGGATGGTTCGCGGCGGTTTGCAGCGGAATGGCGGGAAGCCAGCGATGTGCCGGTAAAAGCTGTCATTGCCATCGTACACGGCATGGGTGAGCATCTTGGAAGATATACGCATGTTGCGAAAATGTTTACGGAGAACGGCTACGCCGCTTTCAGCTTCGACCAATGCGGGCACGGCCGAACGGAAGGCAAACGCGGGCATACGACTTCGTATGATGCGCTGCTGGACGGCGTTGACGCCATGCTCGCGGAAGCGCAGCAGCGCTATCCCGGCCTGCCGATCTATATATTCGCGCACAGCATGGGCGGCAATGTAGCGATCAATTATATTTTGCGGCGGAAGCCGAATATTGCAGGGGCAATCGTTACCGGACCGTGGCTGAAGCTTGCCTTCAATCCGCCGCCGCTGCAGGTCATCGCTGCACGGATCGTTCAGCGGCTCTTCCCGGCGTATACGACGAACCGCCCGATGAAAGGCGATCACCTGACGAGCGATCCGGTCATGATCAAGCGGTATCAAGAGGATCCGCTCGGTCACGGGTCGATTACCGCGAGATTCTTCTTCAGCGTGCAGACTGCCGGACTATGGGCGCTGAAGCATGCGTCCGAATGGAAGGTTCCGCTCCTGCTCATGCACGGCGGCAACGATAACGTCACCTCCATCAATGCCAGCAGGCAGTTCGCCAAATCCGTCGGACCGCTCTGCACGTTCATGGAATGGCCGGACTATAAACATGAGCTGCACAATGAATTGAAGCGCGAGGATGTTTTTGGCGTGATGCTGGAGTGGCTCGGGAATCATTAG
- a CDS encoding CD3324 family protein has product MKYVNADILPDELLREVQKYMNGVMVYIPKPEGLRKGWGANSGGRAYIQQRNIEIRRMFAEGATVEQLTEQFFLSCDSIRKIVYTKVK; this is encoded by the coding sequence ATGAAATACGTTAACGCTGATATTTTACCGGATGAATTATTGAGAGAAGTTCAGAAATATATGAATGGCGTCATGGTTTATATCCCTAAGCCTGAGGGATTACGCAAAGGCTGGGGCGCGAATTCCGGAGGCAGGGCCTATATACAGCAAAGGAACATCGAGATTCGTCGTATGTTTGCTGAAGGAGCTACCGTTGAACAGCTCACGGAACAGTTCTTCCTTTCTTGCGACAGCATTAGAAAAATTGTATATACGAAAGTCAAATAG
- a CDS encoding Stf0 family sulfotransferase yields the protein MTQPKRSYTIWFSQRTGSTLLAEALASTGVAGNPAEWLHFEHNDPLKVTREDMEQKWRLGTTPNGVFGIKVGFEQHWIDAFRSLFELPEHASRAEVWSTAFPNCSKHIYMTRRNKVRLAVSWWRAIVSGEWHRKFGEKPQEHDLADKYNFDAIKHLVFESMLFEAAIEDFLTESNIQPMTIVYEDFVQDYEGTVRRALEFLDIPADHVNIAPPVFDKLADDVAEQWVQRFREESQRGWENVRW from the coding sequence ATGACACAGCCTAAACGAAGCTATACCATTTGGTTTTCGCAGAGGACTGGGAGCACGCTGCTGGCTGAAGCGCTCGCCTCTACCGGGGTGGCAGGCAATCCGGCTGAATGGCTCCATTTTGAACACAATGACCCTTTAAAAGTGACGCGCGAGGATATGGAACAAAAGTGGCGGCTCGGGACTACTCCAAATGGTGTCTTCGGGATCAAAGTCGGTTTTGAACAGCACTGGATCGACGCATTCCGCAGCTTGTTCGAGCTCCCGGAGCATGCATCTCGCGCAGAAGTGTGGAGTACGGCCTTCCCGAACTGCTCCAAGCATATTTATATGACGCGTCGCAACAAGGTCAGACTGGCTGTTTCTTGGTGGCGCGCGATTGTATCGGGTGAATGGCATCGCAAGTTTGGCGAGAAGCCGCAGGAGCATGATCTTGCAGACAAGTATAATTTTGATGCCATTAAGCATTTAGTTTTTGAAAGCATGCTGTTCGAAGCAGCAATCGAGGATTTTCTTACCGAATCGAACATCCAGCCGATGACGATTGTTTACGAGGACTTTGTCCAGGATTATGAAGGAACCGTTAGGCGAGCGTTGGAGTTTCTGGACATTCCGGCGGACCATGTGAACATAGCGCCACCGGTCTTTGACAAGCTGGCTGATGATGTTGCCGAGCAATGGGTGCAACGGTTTCGAGAGGAGAGCCAGCGCGGGTGGGAGAATGTACGCTGGTAG
- a CDS encoding DUF4073 domain-containing protein yields the protein MLKSTKGRKWAASMLTLALGANGWFGTFIPGAGAGVAAAAATYSNADHVVISQIYAGGTDNPSKGASTYTNDYIELYNPTDESVSLEGWSVQYIPWNYSTGDWSAVALGTDGVTSILPHGYYLVKGYHGDNPIDSKSKTVDNPDTNADSGSFPHMSKDGGVIALVSGEGTPVPLNGTNLSGASVEDYVGYGTSKSVPPLKEGLAYALDGSYQKAIIRKGVNTETDTLAVPAGSASTGYGNGYDSDNNDKAVGGNTGDFQQLSGGAFAPRNSSVREPAIKGSSNAAAITMNADNKTVSSTQNQFKITLSIGTVRNGDLAEDDDYTIDGLPDGDFTSTAVGSSSDNSITFTLSGTADAPITSDRDLMVVVKGSALENADAYPDSAAISGVKLAFASVIPQVAGSAVAGSDKLVMSSGTAFAQNTFAIQLSNNVTVRTNDTEVPFASGADYTVEGLPEGLTLTAAPDAENNRIVFTAANPDNAVVAEDASFSIVIKRHAVQEAEAVDSAPITGLSLQRHRVALDTSNERKLFVEQTLKKANTFFNDAATKTYKYSAEALAHDVYTFLRGTNDVYQKDLGTSVFPLPASLTGLSSLKTYTEGDAHIQNVGIFNDSTGTPVFGLNDFDSAKVDSFYTDLLRFVVSMYVVKYDADSSKITQITDSEIRAAAKQFLDAYKDAVVSMAGAENNSEKSIKITASNATTYTASVMNTVVNNKDYASARSSQASKFVKDTVTSPDTSKYMPATDAEKADIQAHWNGYIQEIAGNSKSPLHTLTADQFSSYFTIKSIVRRINQGMGSIGVNRFNVMVEGATAAATDDVILDVKEQLRNASLPKQAYQAMTLDTDAFLGVLLGDNSRQYLIREISPYKGDYTKKTFSNATDVAQYAIDSAKAYAYMHAYSDADSPIGGLTGSFDDTFKSDVAPNWSVIESEIINAAEDYSKQIAADYALVKDDMIAGKLVDIATLSSLSVSPGTIAPAFDSSVTSYSVTVGNDVNTLSVVNAAADTKATITVNGESYTAGQERAITLAPGNSTVTIVVTAQDASTKTYSIAVNRILPPAAPSVTANDSKNIIVGINSTMEYKIDDGSWTAYDANALPSLSGIHTVQVRVQANGEVPAGEITTLRFTKNSSSSTGGTTPPTGPTTPTEPTTPTEPSQPTGPSAPATVNVGSDTIVQGANGNAVLDVPANTNLVNLNADALGAVSGSKSLEIKSDKLSLEVPSDLIAQLSKKVSAEELKDAVVSLAINPVPAAQVEKLVAGGQGASNTQVNVVGEVYDFSLSLTTATGTTTKMSTFSEPITLRLKVGAAVNSDLAGIYYISSDGKLEYVSGTFANGEFVAQISHFSQYAVLEVRKSFTDVETGFWAYHVIQSLAAKQLISGVTENTFEPNRQITRAEFASLLVRALKLPKGSASSTVFLDVHNSDWFASDVSAAVAAGIIKGKSAAQFGPNDRITREEMVVMLMRAYASVHSTLPSAGESVSFDDQAAISAWAVKDVDAATKLELVKGRSSDKFEPKGMTTRAEAAQVIYNLLKL from the coding sequence GTGTTGAAATCAACAAAAGGTAGGAAATGGGCAGCGTCAATGTTAACGCTAGCTTTGGGTGCTAACGGGTGGTTCGGGACATTCATTCCTGGCGCCGGGGCAGGGGTAGCGGCGGCTGCAGCGACATACTCGAACGCGGATCATGTCGTGATCAGCCAGATTTATGCCGGTGGTACGGATAACCCTTCGAAAGGGGCATCCACGTATACGAACGATTATATCGAGCTCTACAATCCGACTGATGAATCTGTTTCTCTGGAAGGCTGGTCGGTGCAGTATATACCTTGGAATTATTCAACCGGCGACTGGAGCGCGGTAGCACTTGGTACTGATGGGGTCACGAGCATCCTTCCACACGGCTATTATTTGGTTAAAGGGTATCACGGCGATAATCCAATCGATTCCAAGTCTAAGACAGTCGACAATCCGGATACAAATGCCGATTCTGGTTCTTTCCCGCACATGAGCAAGGATGGCGGTGTTATTGCACTTGTGAGTGGTGAGGGAACTCCGGTGCCTCTGAATGGCACCAATCTAAGTGGAGCTAGTGTAGAGGACTACGTTGGCTACGGTACGTCCAAATCGGTTCCTCCATTGAAGGAAGGCTTAGCTTATGCGCTCGACGGTTCGTACCAGAAGGCGATTATTCGCAAAGGTGTAAATACGGAAACGGATACATTAGCTGTACCAGCAGGGTCTGCTTCAACTGGTTACGGAAACGGCTACGATTCAGACAATAATGATAAAGCGGTTGGCGGGAATACAGGTGACTTTCAACAGCTAAGTGGCGGTGCGTTCGCTCCTCGCAACAGCAGCGTAAGAGAACCTGCGATTAAAGGTTCGTCGAACGCAGCAGCAATCACCATGAACGCGGATAACAAGACGGTAAGCTCCACGCAAAATCAGTTCAAAATCACGCTGAGCATCGGAACTGTGCGTAATGGCGATCTGGCAGAGGATGACGATTATACGATTGACGGACTTCCTGACGGTGATTTCACGAGTACAGCTGTCGGCTCGAGCAGCGATAATTCCATCACGTTTACACTGAGTGGAACAGCCGATGCACCGATCACATCGGATCGCGATCTGATGGTCGTTGTGAAGGGCAGCGCATTGGAGAATGCCGATGCTTACCCTGACTCTGCGGCTATCAGCGGGGTTAAGCTGGCTTTTGCATCGGTGATTCCTCAAGTTGCCGGTAGCGCGGTTGCCGGATCGGACAAGCTCGTCATGTCCAGCGGTACGGCATTCGCTCAGAACACTTTTGCGATTCAATTGTCCAATAATGTAACAGTTCGCACGAATGATACTGAGGTTCCTTTTGCAAGTGGAGCTGATTATACGGTTGAGGGATTGCCTGAAGGTCTTACTCTGACAGCAGCGCCTGATGCTGAGAATAACCGGATCGTGTTCACGGCTGCGAACCCGGATAATGCCGTCGTAGCAGAAGATGCGAGCTTCTCCATCGTGATTAAAAGACATGCGGTGCAGGAGGCAGAAGCGGTCGATTCCGCTCCAATTACAGGTCTTTCCTTGCAGCGTCACAGAGTGGCACTCGATACATCGAACGAGCGTAAGTTGTTCGTAGAGCAGACACTGAAGAAAGCGAATACCTTCTTCAATGATGCTGCGACGAAGACTTACAAGTACAGTGCAGAAGCGCTGGCTCACGATGTGTATACGTTCCTGCGCGGCACGAACGATGTTTATCAGAAGGATCTGGGCACATCGGTGTTCCCGCTGCCTGCCTCGCTAACTGGCTTATCGTCGCTCAAGACGTATACGGAGGGCGATGCACATATTCAGAACGTCGGAATTTTTAACGATAGCACGGGTACGCCTGTGTTTGGGCTGAACGACTTCGACAGCGCGAAAGTGGATTCATTCTACACCGATCTATTGCGCTTCGTTGTGAGTATGTATGTCGTTAAATATGATGCAGACAGCTCCAAAATAACGCAGATCACGGATTCGGAGATTCGCGCTGCAGCTAAGCAGTTCCTTGATGCCTACAAGGATGCGGTTGTCAGCATGGCTGGGGCAGAAAACAATAGCGAGAAGAGCATTAAGATCACTGCAAGTAACGCTACGACTTATACGGCAAGCGTAATGAATACGGTCGTTAACAACAAAGACTACGCCAGCGCGAGAAGCAGCCAAGCTTCCAAGTTCGTGAAGGATACAGTAACAAGTCCTGATACGTCTAAGTACATGCCTGCTACGGATGCCGAGAAGGCAGATATTCAGGCACACTGGAATGGATACATTCAGGAAATTGCCGGAAATTCCAAGAGTCCGCTTCATACGTTGACGGCAGACCAGTTCAGCAGTTATTTCACGATTAAGTCGATTGTTCGCCGCATTAATCAAGGTATGGGCAGTATCGGCGTTAACCGGTTCAATGTTATGGTCGAAGGTGCAACAGCAGCTGCGACAGACGATGTGATTCTAGACGTGAAGGAGCAGCTGCGCAATGCGAGCCTGCCTAAGCAAGCTTACCAGGCGATGACGCTGGATACTGATGCTTTCCTCGGTGTTCTGCTTGGAGACAACAGCCGTCAGTACCTCATCCGAGAGATTTCACCATATAAAGGCGATTACACGAAAAAAACGTTCTCGAATGCAACAGATGTTGCGCAATACGCGATCGACTCTGCAAAAGCATATGCATACATGCATGCCTACTCGGATGCTGATTCGCCAATTGGCGGCCTTACTGGAAGCTTCGACGATACGTTCAAGAGTGACGTGGCTCCGAACTGGAGTGTAATTGAAAGTGAGATTATTAATGCTGCTGAGGATTATTCGAAGCAGATCGCTGCGGACTATGCCCTTGTCAAAGACGATATGATTGCAGGCAAACTTGTTGATATCGCGACTCTGAGCAGCTTAAGTGTAAGCCCAGGAACGATTGCTCCTGCATTTGATTCAAGTGTAACGAGCTACTCGGTCACTGTGGGCAACGACGTGAATACGCTCAGTGTTGTAAATGCGGCGGCGGATACGAAAGCGACAATTACAGTAAACGGTGAGTCGTATACAGCGGGGCAAGAGCGTGCAATTACTTTGGCTCCAGGCAATAGCACGGTGACGATTGTAGTTACCGCTCAAGACGCTTCAACGAAGACGTACAGCATTGCTGTTAATCGGATCTTGCCGCCAGCGGCACCAAGCGTAACGGCGAACGATTCGAAAAATATTATTGTCGGCATTAATTCTACGATGGAATACAAGATCGACGATGGCAGCTGGACAGCATATGATGCTAATGCGTTGCCAAGCCTAAGCGGCATCCATACGGTTCAAGTGCGGGTGCAGGCAAACGGTGAAGTACCTGCCGGTGAGATTACGACTCTAAGGTTTACGAAGAATTCCAGTTCGTCAACGGGTGGAACAACTCCCCCAACTGGACCAACTACGCCAACCGAACCAACTACACCGACTGAACCATCACAACCAACCGGACCATCGGCACCAGCGACGGTTAATGTCGGTTCGGATACGATCGTGCAAGGTGCCAATGGGAATGCGGTTCTCGATGTGCCGGCGAATACGAATCTCGTGAACCTGAATGCTGATGCGTTAGGTGCAGTATCGGGCAGCAAGAGCCTCGAGATTAAATCGGACAAGCTCTCGCTTGAAGTTCCTTCGGACTTGATTGCGCAATTGTCCAAGAAGGTAAGCGCAGAGGAACTGAAAGATGCGGTAGTATCACTTGCCATTAATCCGGTTCCGGCTGCACAAGTAGAGAAGCTCGTAGCAGGCGGGCAGGGAGCTTCGAATACGCAGGTTAATGTCGTTGGCGAAGTGTACGACTTCAGCCTTTCCTTAACGACTGCAACAGGAACAACGACGAAGATGTCTACATTCAGCGAGCCGATCACGCTCCGTCTGAAGGTTGGCGCTGCCGTTAATAGCGACCTTGCCGGTATTTACTACATTTCGAGCGACGGCAAGCTTGAATATGTTAGCGGTACTTTTGCGAATGGCGAATTCGTCGCACAGATTAGCCATTTTAGCCAATATGCGGTATTGGAAGTGCGCAAGAGCTTCACAGACGTTGAAACAGGCTTCTGGGCTTATCATGTGATTCAAAGCTTGGCTGCGAAGCAATTGATATCCGGCGTAACGGAGAATACCTTCGAGCCGAACCGCCAGATTACCCGTGCAGAGTTCGCGTCGCTGCTGGTAAGAGCTTTGAAGCTGCCGAAAGGCTCTGCAAGCAGCACTGTTTTCCTAGATGTGCATAATAGCGACTGGTTCGCTAGCGATGTCTCGGCTGCTGTAGCTGCAGGCATTATCAAAGGAAAATCAGCAGCGCAATTCGGACCGAATGATCGCATCACCAGGGAAGAAATGGTTGTCATGCTGATGAGAGCTTATGCTTCCGTTCACAGCACGCTTCCTTCCGCTGGCGAGTCCGTATCGTTCGACGATCAGGCTGCGATTTCGGCATGGGCCGTGAAGGACGTTGATGCTGCGACTAAACTGGAACTGGTTAAAGGACGCTCTTCCGATAAGTTCGAGCCGAAGGGCATGACAACACGTGCCGAAGCCGCACAAGTCATCTATAATTTGCTGAAGCTTTAA
- a CDS encoding MazG nucleotide pyrophosphohydrolase domain-containing protein, whose protein sequence is MNISELQQYVRDFSEAKGFDKSTIEQRMLYLMTELGELSKEVLSVSFHPDREQSENLGHEMFDIVWNVMDLANKLDIDLNQAFQAKMAINDKRSWGK, encoded by the coding sequence GTGAATATATCCGAATTGCAGCAATATGTGCGAGATTTCAGTGAGGCTAAGGGCTTTGACAAGAGTACAATCGAGCAGCGGATGCTGTACCTGATGACTGAGCTCGGCGAGCTGTCGAAGGAAGTGCTCTCCGTCTCTTTCCACCCCGACCGGGAGCAGAGCGAGAACCTCGGGCATGAGATGTTCGATATCGTCTGGAACGTGATGGACCTGGCGAATAAGCTCGACATCGATTTGAATCAAGCGTTCCAAGCGAAGATGGCGATTAACGATAAGCGCAGCTGGGGAAAATAA
- a CDS encoding class I SAM-dependent methyltransferase, whose protein sequence is MSFSYYGALCTEVYDHTKKVGQSIDGDIEYYLERLRDCGGGRILEAMVGSGRVIIPLLEAGLQVDGVDASPDMLASCRQRCDERGLTPELYEANLQELELPHLYDAIFIPAGSFLLIEDREQSIEALKRFYKHLKPGGRLLLDLELPDANFDQSHFAGNAVFHMPNGDLITLEGKLVEASLLHQFKVSLLKYEKWRNGMLIQTELQRFALRWYGVHEFKHVLESCGFTDIVVSADYEYGKALTSDKQPFTFEAVRP, encoded by the coding sequence ATGTCTTTTAGCTACTATGGTGCACTATGTACGGAGGTATATGATCATACGAAGAAAGTCGGTCAATCGATCGATGGCGATATTGAGTACTATCTTGAAAGACTTCGTGACTGCGGGGGCGGCCGCATACTGGAAGCGATGGTCGGTTCGGGGCGCGTCATCATTCCGCTGCTGGAAGCGGGTCTTCAAGTAGATGGGGTTGATGCTTCGCCGGACATGCTGGCTTCCTGCCGGCAGCGGTGTGATGAGCGAGGGCTCACCCCGGAGTTATACGAGGCTAATCTGCAGGAGCTTGAGCTGCCACATCTCTATGATGCCATATTCATACCGGCGGGCTCCTTCCTGCTCATTGAAGATCGGGAGCAATCGATTGAAGCGCTGAAGCGGTTTTATAAGCACTTGAAGCCAGGAGGCCGGTTGCTGCTGGATTTGGAATTGCCTGACGCTAACTTTGATCAGAGCCATTTTGCAGGAAACGCGGTGTTCCATATGCCCAATGGCGATCTTATCACCCTCGAGGGCAAACTGGTCGAGGCAAGCCTCCTCCACCAATTCAAAGTGTCGCTGCTCAAGTACGAGAAGTGGCGAAATGGCATGCTGATCCAGACGGAGCTGCAGCGTTTCGCTCTGCGGTGGTACGGTGTGCATGAGTTTAAGCATGTGCTGGAGAGCTGCGGCTTTACGGATATCGTCGTTTCCGCTGACTATGAGTACGGCAAGGCGCTGACGAGCGACAAGCAGCCGTTCACATTCGAGGCCGTACGTCCATAA
- a CDS encoding TerC family protein has protein sequence MELLVLLAEIMLVNIVLSGDNAVVIAMASRNLPETHRKKAVWWGAMAAVVLRIILTVIAVYLLKVPFIQIAGALLLFWVAIQLLKDDGDSKNIAGAQSIWKAIRIIVMADFVMSLDNVLAIASIANNNIWLMALGVALSIPVIVWGSQLIMALLHKFPIVVFIGAGILGYTAGEMLEDNETLKKVLHNAGEWVDTLFPFVCGLLVMGIGYLLQRRERSRVQEA, from the coding sequence ATGGAATTACTCGTATTGCTGGCAGAAATCATGCTGGTCAATATTGTGCTTAGTGGGGATAATGCTGTCGTCATTGCTATGGCAAGCCGAAACTTGCCAGAAACACATCGTAAAAAAGCGGTATGGTGGGGAGCGATGGCGGCTGTTGTTCTCCGGATTATTTTGACCGTTATTGCCGTTTATTTGCTTAAAGTTCCGTTCATTCAGATTGCAGGCGCGCTGCTTCTCTTCTGGGTCGCCATTCAACTGCTGAAGGACGACGGCGACAGCAAAAATATTGCAGGTGCGCAGTCCATTTGGAAGGCGATTCGCATTATCGTCATGGCTGACTTCGTAATGAGCCTCGACAATGTGCTTGCGATCGCATCCATTGCAAACAACAACATTTGGTTGATGGCGCTCGGCGTTGCGCTGAGCATTCCGGTCATCGTTTGGGGCAGCCAGCTCATTATGGCGCTGCTGCATAAATTCCCGATCGTCGTCTTCATCGGCGCTGGTATTCTCGGCTACACCGCTGGCGAGATGCTCGAGGACAATGAGACGTTGAAGAAGGTTCTGCATAACGCCGGTGAATGGGTAGATACACTGTTCCCATTCGTATGCGGCCTGCTCGTTATGGGCATCGGCTACCTGCTGCAGCGCCGCGAACGTTCGCGCGTGCAGGAAGCATAA